The Flavobacterium faecale genome has a segment encoding these proteins:
- a CDS encoding OsmC family protein, whose protein sequence is MKITLNRVNENFHFELKNDRGHIVNVDARPDFGGNDMGPSPMELLLMGVAGCSAIDMISILKKQRQEITSFKAEVEGERVQMGEAKPFKDIHVIFSLEGNIKEDKAAKAAQLSFEKYCSVSKTLEPTATIHYKVILNGAALEK, encoded by the coding sequence ATGAAAATTACATTAAACAGAGTTAACGAAAACTTCCACTTCGAATTAAAAAATGATCGTGGACATATAGTAAATGTAGATGCAAGACCTGATTTTGGAGGTAATGATATGGGACCAAGTCCAATGGAATTGCTCTTGATGGGTGTTGCAGGTTGTAGCGCCATAGATATGATTTCGATCTTGAAAAAGCAACGTCAAGAAATCACTTCTTTCAAAGCTGAGGTTGAAGGTGAGCGCGTGCAAATGGGCGAAGCAAAACCTTTTAAAGATATTCATGTGATTTTTTCATTAGAAGGAAACATCAAAGAAGATAAAGCTGCCAAAGCTGCACAGTTGTCTTTCGAAAAATACTGTTCAGTTTCAAAAACATTGGAGCCAACAGCAACAATTCATTACAAAGTGATTTTGAATGGTGCTGCTCTTGAAAAATAA
- a CDS encoding phosphoadenylyl-sulfate reductase: protein MSAVIIQSLLDKTKDFSIEETFVFLSSEYKDKVVFSTSFGQEDQVITDLIEKSGAAVGIFTLDTGRLFQETYDVFHRTLKKYKTPIKVCFPETKAVEELLEKKGPNSFFESVENRKECCFIRKVAPLRKALAGNDVWITGLRADQSDNRSDLHLFEYDDNFKIIKFNPLLRWSLQEVQEYIDLNNVPQNSLHKKGFVSIGCAPCTRAIAEGEDIRAGRWYWEQSQKECGLHSK, encoded by the coding sequence ATGAGTGCAGTGATAATTCAATCGTTATTAGATAAAACAAAAGACTTCAGTATTGAGGAAACGTTTGTATTTTTGTCATCGGAATATAAAGACAAGGTTGTTTTTTCAACTTCTTTCGGTCAAGAGGATCAAGTAATCACTGATTTGATTGAAAAAAGTGGAGCGGCAGTCGGTATTTTCACGCTAGATACAGGTCGATTGTTTCAAGAAACGTACGATGTTTTTCATAGAACGTTGAAGAAATACAAAACACCTATCAAAGTTTGCTTCCCAGAGACAAAAGCAGTTGAAGAATTGTTAGAAAAGAAAGGTCCAAACAGCTTTTTTGAATCGGTAGAGAATAGAAAAGAATGTTGTTTTATTCGAAAAGTAGCGCCTTTGAGAAAAGCTTTGGCAGGAAACGATGTTTGGATTACAGGATTACGCGCTGATCAGTCAGATAATAGAAGTGATTTGCATTTATTTGAATATGATGATAATTTCAAAATCATAAAATTCAATCCATTGTTGAGATGGTCATTACAAGAAGTTCAAGAATATATAGATCTTAATAATGTGCCTCAAAACAGTTTACACAAAAAAGGATTTGTAAGCATAGGATGCGCACCGTGTACAAGAGCAATTGCAGAAGGTGAAGACATACGTGCAGGAAGATGGTATTGGGAACAAAGCCAAAAAGAATGTGGATTGCATTCGAAATAG
- a CDS encoding trans-sulfuration enzyme family protein, with the protein MNEQEFGFETQAIRTQLERTQYLEHSVPLYLTSSFVFEDAEDMRASFADEKDRNIYSRYSNPNNNEFVEKICKMEGAESGFAFASGMAAVYSTLAALLNSGDHVVSAGSVFGATHSLFVNYFPKWGIETTYFDIDKPETIESCIKPNTKILFAESPTNPAVDIIDLDVLGAIAKKHNLILIIDNCFATPYLQQPIKWGAHLVVHSATKLIDGQGRVLGGITVGNADLIKKIYLFSRLTGPSLSPFNAWVLSKSLETLAIRLDRHCENAMKVAEFLEKNPNVNTVKYPFLKSHPQYAIAQKQMKAGGNIVAFEIKGGLEAGRAFLDKIKLCSLSPNLGDTRTIVTHPASTTHSKLSVEERLKVSITDGLVRVSVGLETVEDVIADLEQALS; encoded by the coding sequence ATGAACGAACAAGAATTTGGTTTTGAAACTCAAGCCATACGTACCCAATTAGAAAGAACACAATACTTAGAGCATTCGGTGCCTTTGTATTTAACGTCAAGTTTTGTGTTTGAAGATGCCGAAGACATGCGTGCCTCTTTTGCAGACGAAAAAGATAGAAATATTTACAGCCGTTATAGCAATCCCAACAACAATGAGTTTGTAGAAAAGATTTGCAAAATGGAAGGAGCAGAGTCTGGTTTTGCTTTTGCATCTGGAATGGCAGCAGTGTATTCAACCCTAGCGGCTTTGCTTAACTCGGGTGATCACGTAGTTTCTGCAGGTAGTGTTTTTGGAGCTACACACTCCTTGTTTGTAAATTATTTTCCGAAATGGGGTATTGAAACAACCTATTTTGATATTGATAAACCAGAGACGATAGAAAGTTGTATTAAACCCAATACTAAAATACTTTTTGCCGAATCACCAACAAATCCTGCGGTTGATATTATTGATCTTGATGTGCTTGGTGCAATTGCCAAAAAGCACAATTTGATTTTAATTATTGACAACTGTTTTGCTACGCCATATTTGCAACAGCCTATTAAGTGGGGTGCACATTTAGTAGTACACTCGGCGACAAAATTAATAGACGGTCAAGGTAGAGTCTTAGGTGGTATAACTGTAGGGAATGCAGATTTAATCAAAAAAATATATTTATTTTCAAGATTAACAGGCCCTTCATTGTCACCCTTTAACGCTTGGGTATTGTCAAAAAGTTTAGAAACATTAGCAATACGCTTGGATCGACATTGTGAAAATGCTATGAAAGTTGCTGAGTTTTTAGAGAAAAATCCAAATGTGAATACTGTCAAATATCCGTTTTTGAAATCGCATCCGCAATACGCGATTGCTCAAAAACAAATGAAAGCAGGAGGAAACATTGTAGCATTCGAAATCAAAGGAGGACTAGAAGCAGGTAGAGCTTTCTTGGATAAGATAAAATTATGTTCGCTTTCCCCAAATTTAGGAGACACAAGAACTATTGTGACACATCCCGCGTCTACAACTCATAGTAAATTATCGGTCGAAGAAAGATTGAAAGTAAGTATTACCGATGGTTTGGTACGTGTTTCTGTAGGTTTAGAAACGGTAGAAGATGTGATTGCTGATTTGGAGCAAGCATTGTCATAA
- a CDS encoding RrF2 family transcriptional regulator, which yields MLSKKTKYGIKALTFLARQKDQTPVAIADIAKSENISTKFLESILLLLRHSGFLGAKKGKGGGYYLIKEPSEINMAKVYRILEGPIALLPCASHNFYEKCDDCTDEDSCAVRKLMTEVRDNTLKILENNSLADIAF from the coding sequence ATGCTTTCAAAGAAAACAAAATACGGAATCAAAGCATTGACTTTTTTGGCTCGCCAAAAAGATCAAACGCCTGTTGCTATTGCGGATATCGCAAAGAGTGAAAATATTTCGACTAAATTTTTAGAAAGTATTTTGTTGCTTTTACGACATTCAGGTTTTCTGGGTGCAAAGAAAGGTAAAGGAGGAGGGTACTACCTAATTAAAGAACCATCCGAAATTAATATGGCAAAGGTATATCGTATCCTCGAAGGTCCAATTGCTTTGTTGCCATGTGCAAGCCATAATTTCTACGAAAAATGCGATGACTGTACTGATGAAGACAGTTGCGCAGTTAGAAAACTAATGACAGAGGTACGAGACAATACGCTAAAAATTCTTGAAAATAATTCCTTGGCAGATATTGCTTTTTAA
- the cysD gene encoding sulfate adenylyltransferase subunit CysD — MSSVLKTNALESEAIYIFREVISQFDKPVLLFSGGKDSITLVRLAQKAFFPAKIPFPLLHVDTGHNFPETIEFRDRLVKELGLELIVRNVQDAIDEGKVVEETGKYSSRNSLQTTTLLDAIDEFKFDACIGGARRDEEKARAKERIFSVRDDFGQWDEKNQRPELFDLLNGKIENGQNVRVFPISNWTELDVWSYIEQEQIEIPSIYFSHKRKVFLRDGMIWSHSPYVFQDADEVVEERIVRFRTVGDMSCTAAVDSYAATISEVVGEIRASTISERGARIDDKRSEAAMEKRKQQGYF, encoded by the coding sequence ATGAGTTCAGTATTAAAAACAAATGCTTTAGAAAGCGAAGCGATTTACATTTTTAGAGAAGTTATTTCTCAATTTGACAAACCTGTATTGCTTTTTTCAGGTGGAAAAGATTCAATTACACTAGTAAGATTAGCTCAAAAAGCTTTTTTTCCTGCAAAAATTCCTTTTCCATTGTTGCACGTGGATACTGGACATAACTTTCCTGAAACAATCGAATTTAGAGATCGATTGGTAAAAGAATTAGGATTGGAATTAATTGTTCGTAATGTACAAGACGCTATTGACGAAGGGAAAGTAGTGGAAGAAACTGGAAAATATTCTAGTAGAAACAGCTTGCAGACAACTACATTATTAGATGCTATTGACGAATTTAAATTTGATGCTTGTATTGGTGGTGCTCGTCGTGACGAAGAAAAAGCTAGAGCAAAAGAACGTATTTTCTCTGTTCGTGATGATTTCGGTCAATGGGATGAGAAAAACCAACGTCCAGAATTGTTTGACTTATTAAATGGAAAAATCGAAAACGGTCAAAACGTTCGTGTTTTCCCTATTTCAAACTGGACAGAATTGGATGTTTGGAGTTATATCGAACAAGAGCAAATCGAGATTCCATCTATTTACTTTTCACACAAACGTAAAGTATTTTTAAGAGATGGAATGATATGGTCACACTCTCCTTATGTTTTTCAAGATGCAGATGAGGTTGTTGAAGAAAGAATTGTTCGTTTTAGAACTGTTGGAGATATGAGCTGTACAGCCGCAGTTGATTCGTATGCAGCTACAATTTCAGAAGTAGTCGGTGAAATTAGAGCTTCAACTATCTCAGAAAGAGGGGCCCGAATTGATGATAAGCGATCAGAGGCAGCCATGGAAAAAAGAAAACAACAAGGATACTTTTAG
- a CDS encoding sulfite exporter TauE/SafE family protein yields MDFQAGFVIAGLVVGFVVGLTGVGGGSLMTPILLWFGIPPTTAVGTDLLYAAFTKMGGIFVHHKKNNINWKITGYLSLGSVPAALVTLYILSTIKTDISHINSVIKYSLGWALLFTSIAVVFKNKIMKFSQKHSGDKFHTESTTQNVLTIAIGVLLGATVTLTSIGAGALGTVTLFFLYPLLPTPKLVGTEIAHAVPLTLVAGLGHASMGNLDLGLLGQLLMGSLPGIFLGSMLSGKVPDLILRNAIAAMLFFVGYKLIF; encoded by the coding sequence ATGGATTTTCAAGCAGGATTTGTAATCGCCGGCCTAGTAGTGGGCTTTGTAGTAGGATTAACAGGTGTAGGTGGAGGATCATTAATGACTCCTATCTTATTATGGTTCGGCATTCCACCAACAACAGCTGTAGGAACCGATTTACTATATGCCGCTTTCACCAAAATGGGTGGGATATTTGTACATCATAAGAAAAACAACATCAACTGGAAAATCACTGGTTATCTATCTCTTGGTAGCGTTCCTGCAGCGTTAGTCACTTTGTACATTTTATCTACTATCAAAACAGACATTTCTCATATTAATTCTGTTATCAAATACAGTTTGGGTTGGGCTTTATTGTTCACCTCAATAGCGGTTGTATTTAAAAATAAAATTATGAAATTCTCCCAAAAACACTCAGGAGATAAATTTCATACCGAAAGTACTACGCAAAACGTCCTTACTATTGCCATTGGAGTTTTACTAGGTGCAACTGTAACCCTTACCTCTATTGGTGCTGGTGCATTGGGAACCGTGACTTTGTTTTTTCTATACCCTTTATTACCTACTCCAAAATTGGTTGGGACTGAGATTGCTCATGCCGTGCCTTTGACTCTAGTTGCAGGCTTAGGTCATGCCTCGATGGGTAATTTGGACTTAGGATTACTTGGGCAATTATTGATGGGCTCGCTTCCGGGAATTTTCCTAGGTAGTATGTTGAGTGGTAAAGTTCCTGATCTAATATTAAGAAACGCAATTGCAGCAATGTTGTTCTTTGTGGGGTATAAATTGATTTTCTAA
- a CDS encoding sulfate adenylyltransferase subunit 1 — translation MEVLKIATAGSVDDGKSTLIGRLLYDTQSLTTDKLEAIEKSSKAKGYDYLDFSLATDGLVAEREQGITIDVAHIYFSTAKKSYIIADTPGHVEYTRNMVTGASTSQVSIILIDARKGVIEQTYRHFFINNLLRVKDVIVAVNKMDLVDYSEEVYNKIKADFQALNEKSAYKEQNVSYIPLSALTGDNVVESLGKMPWYVGQTILEHLEGLESKDVYDNGKARFPVQTVIRPKTEQYHDFRGYAGKLYGNNIKVGDAVTVLPSLTESKVTKIHFFDQQFDEAEAGSSVTIELENDINVTRGDMIVKSNELPRIEKDITTTVCWMDSKKLVAGTKYLIQHNSNRVLAKIDSVNNVIATDYTGTKEASQLAINEIGEVTIKLSKPLYFDAYNDNKSNGAFILIDASTNTTAGVGFIK, via the coding sequence ATGGAAGTTTTAAAAATAGCAACAGCAGGAAGTGTAGATGATGGAAAAAGTACTTTAATCGGGAGATTATTGTATGATACACAATCCCTGACTACAGATAAATTGGAAGCAATTGAAAAAAGTAGTAAAGCAAAAGGATACGATTATTTAGACTTCTCACTAGCAACTGACGGATTAGTAGCTGAGAGAGAACAAGGAATTACCATTGACGTAGCACATATTTATTTTTCTACAGCTAAGAAAAGTTATATCATCGCTGATACTCCAGGTCACGTAGAGTACACTCGTAACATGGTTACAGGAGCTTCAACTTCACAAGTATCGATTATTTTGATTGATGCTCGTAAAGGAGTAATTGAGCAAACGTACCGTCACTTTTTTATCAATAATTTATTGAGAGTAAAAGATGTAATTGTTGCTGTAAACAAGATGGATTTAGTTGACTACTCTGAAGAAGTTTACAACAAAATCAAAGCAGACTTTCAAGCCTTGAATGAAAAAAGTGCTTACAAAGAGCAAAACGTAAGTTATATTCCGTTGAGTGCATTAACAGGAGACAATGTAGTTGAATCACTAGGTAAAATGCCATGGTATGTAGGACAAACAATTTTGGAGCATCTTGAAGGTTTAGAATCGAAAGATGTATACGATAACGGAAAAGCACGTTTCCCTGTTCAAACAGTAATTCGTCCAAAAACGGAGCAATACCACGATTTTAGAGGGTATGCTGGAAAATTATACGGAAATAATATTAAGGTAGGAGATGCAGTAACGGTACTTCCTTCTTTAACAGAATCAAAAGTGACAAAGATTCACTTTTTCGATCAACAATTTGACGAAGCTGAAGCGGGTTCATCAGTTACAATTGAGTTAGAAAATGACATCAATGTAACAAGAGGTGATATGATTGTAAAATCAAATGAATTACCAAGAATCGAAAAAGACATCACTACAACAGTTTGTTGGATGGACAGCAAAAAATTAGTTGCTGGAACAAAATACTTGATTCAACACAACTCTAACAGAGTTTTAGCCAAAATTGATAGTGTAAACAATGTAATCGCAACAGATTACACGGGAACAAAAGAAGCTTCTCAATTAGCAATAAACGAAATTGGTGAAGTTACAATCAAATTGAGCAAACCATTATATTTTGATGCCTACAACGATAATAAATCAAACGGAGCTTTTATTTTAATTGATGCTTCTACGAATACAACAGCAGGAGTAGGGTTTATTAAATAA
- a CDS encoding O-acetylhomoserine aminocarboxypropyltransferase/cysteine synthase family protein yields the protein MSTLKFETNALHAGHDVTKHAGTRAVPIYQTSSYVFNNSEHAANLFGLAEAGYIYTRLNNPTNDILEQRLAALEGGIGAVVTASGTAAIVTALLTMLKTGDHIVASSSLYGGTFNLLNSTLPRLGITTTFVDPSDAANFEKAANENTKVIFVESLGNPKLDVLDLKAIATVAKALKVPFMVDNTVASPALLNPIAHGANIVIHSLTKYICGNGTSLGGAIIDAGTFDWSSGRFPEFTEPNAGYHGLVYHEALGAAAFIAKARIEGLRDYGAALSPLSAFQIIQGLETLSVRVQRHSENGLALAEWLEGQDQVAWVNYPGLKSSKYYDLAKEYLPNGQNGLVTFGLKGGFEAAKKVADDTKLFSLLANIGDTKSLIIHPSSTTHQQLSEEQQLGSGVSKDLIRLSVGLENIEDLKADLKAVFDTL from the coding sequence ATGAGTACTTTAAAATTTGAAACCAACGCATTACACGCAGGACACGATGTGACCAAACACGCAGGAACACGAGCGGTGCCTATTTACCAAACGTCTTCGTATGTTTTCAATAATTCTGAACATGCGGCTAATTTATTTGGTTTGGCTGAGGCGGGTTACATTTATACCCGATTAAACAACCCAACCAATGATATCTTGGAACAACGTTTAGCAGCGCTTGAGGGCGGTATTGGTGCTGTGGTAACGGCATCGGGTACAGCAGCAATTGTTACAGCTTTATTGACTATGTTGAAAACCGGTGACCACATTGTGGCATCAAGCAGTTTGTATGGCGGAACGTTTAATTTACTGAATTCGACATTACCTCGTTTAGGAATCACAACCACGTTTGTTGATCCCTCTGATGCAGCAAACTTTGAGAAAGCAGCGAATGAGAATACCAAAGTGATTTTTGTGGAGAGCTTAGGGAATCCAAAACTAGATGTATTGGACTTGAAAGCGATTGCTACTGTAGCCAAAGCTTTGAAAGTACCTTTTATGGTAGACAATACCGTAGCATCTCCGGCTTTGTTGAACCCCATTGCACATGGAGCCAATATTGTAATTCATTCTTTGACCAAATATATTTGCGGTAACGGTACGTCTCTTGGAGGGGCTATTATTGATGCGGGTACTTTTGACTGGAGCAGCGGACGTTTTCCTGAATTTACAGAACCAAATGCAGGTTACCACGGTTTGGTGTATCATGAAGCACTTGGAGCAGCCGCTTTTATTGCAAAAGCAAGAATCGAAGGATTACGTGATTATGGTGCAGCATTGAGCCCGTTAAGTGCTTTTCAAATCATTCAAGGTTTAGAGACATTATCGGTACGTGTTCAAAGACACAGTGAAAACGGTTTGGCATTGGCCGAATGGTTGGAAGGACAAGACCAAGTAGCTTGGGTAAACTATCCTGGATTAAAATCAAGTAAATATTATGACTTGGCAAAAGAGTACTTGCCAAACGGTCAAAATGGTTTGGTTACTTTTGGATTAAAAGGTGGATTTGAAGCGGCTAAAAAAGTTGCCGATGACACAAAATTATTTTCGCTATTGGCAAATATTGGAGATACAAAATCATTAATCATACACCCGTCAAGCACAACACACCAACAATTGTCAGAGGAGCAACAACTGGGATCAGGGGTTTCGAAAGATTTAATTCGCCTTTCGGTTGGATTAGAAAATATCGAAGATTTGAAAGCGGATTTGAAAGCTGTTTTTGATACCTTATGA
- the thrA gene encoding bifunctional aspartate kinase/homoserine dehydrogenase I, with amino-acid sequence MENKPLNLIISNFVTENGAKYPSLDLSYQVFGAPLHTAPIILINHALTGNSQVIGETGWWNDLVGIEKTIDVRKYTIVAFDVPGNGFNSPIIEEYHDFIARDIARIFVEGLRYLKIDHLFALIGGSVGGGIAWEILALEPKLADNFIPIATDWKSTDWLIANCFLQEQILNNSKKPIEDARIHAMLCYRTPESFKEKFNRHTTEKLETFQVESWLNYHGEKLGKRFQLSAYKMMNQLLKTIDITRNCESLESVISKVDANIYIVGINSDLFFTAKENKETYMEIKKFKNNVFYSEIDSQHGHDAFLMEYEQLDNLLEVVFKNKKQMKIVKFGGKSLANGEGINNVLDIVVNKIQNEEKIAIVVSARGNATDELDDILTIAAKNGNYKPLLDSFKAYQIDGYEGVDFTAEFEKLDKLFEGVSLIGDFSAKIQDQILAQGELLSAKLLVFLLNQKGIPAVLADTRNLIVTDSNFGDAQPLDAVSKKNVIQIFKENKDSVLVITGFIASNAKNDTTTLGRNGSNYTASLIANYINAEELQNYTHVDGIYTANPEMVLDAKKIEHLSYNEANEMANFGANILHAKTIIPLLEKNIPLRILNTFNDENQGTLITANSAKEGIKTLSVLEDVALVNLEGRGLLGKTGVDARIFRVMGDNDISVSIISQGSSERGIGLVVNSNEATKAMIELEKEFENDFYSKDVNKISVTDNVSVISIIGQDLSTFHKPYTALIRNNIVPILFNNTVTGKNVSLVVQKTELKKALNVIHGEIFGVAKKINIAIFGHGLVGGTLINQILESADAIEKRKGVKLNIFAIANSKSVLLNNNGISPNWKSEIQSNGAIYAIEDIIAYAKENHLANLIAVDNTASGSFVENYITLAENGFDLISSNKVANTLGYDFYKELRATLEKNQKSYLYETNVGAGLPLIDTIKLLHLSGENITKIKGVFSGTLSYLFNHFSAKDVPFSEILKEAIDNGFTEPDPREDLCGNDVGRKLLILARELDLQNEFSEVQIQNLIPEHLREGSAADFLTKLKEFDPIYDKIKSEQQPNHVLRYIGELSGDLQYDKGNLEVKLVSVPMDTALGGLKGSDSFFEIYTESYGDRPIVIQGAGAGSAVTARGVFGDILRVSDKG; translated from the coding sequence TTGGAAAATAAACCATTAAATCTTATTATATCAAATTTTGTTACCGAAAACGGTGCAAAATACCCTTCGCTTGATCTGTCGTATCAAGTCTTTGGTGCGCCTTTGCATACCGCTCCTATTATCCTAATCAATCACGCATTGACGGGTAACTCACAAGTAATTGGAGAAACAGGTTGGTGGAATGATTTGGTTGGAATCGAAAAAACTATTGATGTTCGCAAATATACCATCGTAGCATTTGATGTTCCAGGGAATGGTTTTAATTCACCAATTATCGAAGAGTATCATGATTTTATTGCCAGAGATATTGCTCGCATCTTTGTAGAAGGTCTTCGATACTTAAAAATTGACCATTTGTTTGCCTTGATCGGAGGATCTGTTGGTGGCGGAATTGCTTGGGAGATTTTGGCATTAGAACCAAAACTAGCTGATAATTTTATCCCCATTGCAACCGACTGGAAATCGACCGACTGGTTAATTGCCAATTGCTTTTTGCAAGAGCAAATCTTGAATAATTCAAAAAAACCTATTGAGGACGCTCGTATACACGCCATGTTGTGCTACCGTACACCAGAGTCGTTCAAAGAAAAATTCAATAGACATACCACCGAAAAGTTAGAAACCTTTCAGGTAGAAAGTTGGTTAAACTACCACGGTGAGAAATTAGGGAAACGTTTTCAGCTTTCGGCCTACAAAATGATGAACCAACTCTTAAAAACCATTGATATTACGCGCAATTGTGAATCGCTTGAGTCGGTGATCTCAAAGGTAGATGCCAATATATACATCGTAGGAATCAATTCGGATTTGTTTTTTACAGCAAAGGAGAATAAAGAGACCTACATGGAAATTAAAAAATTTAAAAATAATGTATTCTATAGCGAAATTGATTCCCAGCACGGGCATGACGCTTTTTTGATGGAATACGAACAATTAGACAATTTGTTAGAAGTTGTTTTCAAAAATAAAAAACAGATGAAAATAGTAAAATTTGGCGGTAAATCGTTGGCAAACGGCGAAGGGATCAATAATGTATTGGATATTGTTGTTAATAAAATTCAAAACGAAGAAAAAATAGCCATCGTCGTTTCTGCAAGAGGGAACGCTACTGATGAGCTTGATGATATATTGACCATTGCTGCCAAAAACGGAAATTATAAACCGTTACTAGACAGTTTCAAAGCCTATCAAATAGATGGTTATGAAGGTGTTGATTTTACGGCAGAATTTGAAAAACTAGACAAATTGTTTGAAGGTGTGAGCCTTATTGGTGATTTCAGTGCCAAAATTCAAGATCAAATTTTAGCACAGGGTGAATTGCTTTCGGCTAAGTTGTTGGTGTTTTTATTGAATCAAAAAGGGATTCCGGCTGTACTAGCAGATACGAGAAACTTGATCGTAACCGATTCTAATTTTGGTGATGCTCAACCTTTGGACGCTGTTTCGAAGAAAAATGTGATTCAGATCTTTAAAGAAAACAAAGATTCGGTATTAGTAATTACTGGTTTTATTGCATCGAATGCAAAAAATGATACCACTACTTTAGGCCGAAATGGAAGTAACTACACAGCTTCATTAATAGCCAATTACATTAATGCCGAAGAGTTACAAAACTATACACATGTGGACGGAATTTATACTGCCAACCCCGAAATGGTTTTGGATGCTAAAAAAATAGAGCATTTGTCGTATAATGAAGCGAATGAAATGGCTAATTTTGGTGCCAATATTTTGCACGCCAAAACGATTATTCCACTATTAGAAAAAAATATTCCGCTGCGTATTTTGAATACCTTCAACGATGAAAATCAAGGAACATTAATCACAGCCAATTCAGCAAAAGAAGGAATTAAAACCCTTTCGGTACTTGAGGATGTGGCTTTGGTTAACTTGGAAGGACGCGGATTACTTGGAAAAACGGGTGTTGATGCCCGTATTTTTAGAGTAATGGGAGACAATGATATCAGTGTGAGCATCATTTCACAAGGATCATCTGAGCGGGGAATTGGTTTGGTTGTAAATTCAAACGAAGCTACCAAAGCCATGATCGAATTGGAAAAAGAATTCGAAAATGATTTCTATTCGAAAGATGTGAATAAGATTTCGGTAACTGACAATGTCTCGGTGATTTCGATCATTGGGCAAGATTTGAGCACCTTCCACAAGCCATACACTGCTTTGATTCGTAATAATATTGTGCCTATCCTGTTCAATAATACCGTAACGGGTAAAAACGTGAGTTTGGTAGTTCAAAAAACAGAACTTAAAAAAGCGTTGAACGTAATTCATGGTGAAATTTTTGGTGTAGCAAAAAAAATCAATATTGCCATTTTTGGTCATGGATTAGTGGGGGGTACCTTGATCAATCAGATATTGGAATCAGCGGATGCTATTGAAAAAAGAAAAGGTGTTAAATTGAATATTTTTGCCATAGCCAATTCAAAAAGTGTATTGCTGAACAATAACGGTATTTCGCCAAATTGGAAAAGCGAAATTCAGAGTAACGGCGCAATATATGCTATTGAAGATATTATCGCTTACGCTAAAGAGAATCATTTGGCCAATTTAATTGCTGTTGACAATACAGCGAGTGGGTCATTTGTTGAAAATTATATTACGCTAGCCGAAAACGGATTTGATTTAATCTCTTCCAACAAAGTAGCCAATACGTTGGGGTATGATTTTTATAAAGAGCTACGTGCAACTTTAGAAAAAAATCAAAAAAGTTATTTGTATGAAACCAATGTTGGTGCAGGTTTACCATTAATAGATACTATAAAATTATTGCACCTTTCGGGTGAAAATATCACCAAAATCAAAGGAGTATTCTCTGGAACATTAAGTTATTTATTCAATCATTTCTCTGCCAAAGACGTGCCTTTTAGCGAAATATTAAAAGAAGCAATTGACAACGGATTCACCGAACCTGATCCAAGAGAAGATTTATGTGGAAATGATGTTGGTAGAAAATTATTGATTTTGGCGAGAGAATTGGACTTGCAAAATGAGTTTAGCGAAGTGCAAATTCAGAATCTAATTCCGGAGCATTTACGTGAAGGATCTGCTGCTGATTTCTTGACGAAACTAAAAGAATTCGATCCAATTTATGATAAAATAAAGTCAGAACAGCAACCAAATCACGTACTGCGTTACATAGGCGAACTGTCTGGTGACTTGCAGTACGACAAAGGAAATCTAGAAGTAAAATTAGTATCAGTACCTATGGACACTGCATTAGGTGGATTAAAAGGTTCTGATTCTTTCTTCGAAATTTACACAGAATCGTACGGAGACCGACCAATTGTAATCCAAGGAGCAGGAGCAGGATCGGCAGTGACAGCGAGAGGTGTTTTTGGAGATATTTTGAGGGTTTCGGATAAGGGGTAA